Proteins encoded by one window of Flagellimonas lutaonensis:
- a CDS encoding RagB/SusD family nutrient uptake outer membrane protein: protein MKRNSSKIYLLTFLSVLGLASCTDLEIEETDSFISEGFQGLQDPQASVNALYGQTYSQLGDQANTYALREVTTDALLVPTRGADWGDNGRWRKLHQHEWGLEETDIITPFQQWTSAQLLASQVLDPRSNADATTAAEARFLRAYAMWTTLDLYGQVPFRDTQLPDSELPTVLSGAEAVTFILNDLDQAISGLPATAAGSIDDLDKASKAAARFLKAKVLLNRHIYETQLTGGGGTPNPADMAEVIALVDAIAADGFELEDNYFEMFRNSADTETIWWAATAIGNRIFNGLHYNSTGIGGGGWNGFSTLAEYYDLFEGDPNSNRVDLDGNPLDGQEERRGGVPPAGLPVGSITANPGEEVADGNDNGIIDGSNVGFGFLIGQQYSETGDPLTDRQGAPLQFTREFLDGNGQPSLINNNERTGIRVMKYSPRYGGFVNHSPQFRYADAHLMKAEALMRSGGDPTALVNELRTARGVDPLGAVGEQELLAERARELFAEGWRRNDMIRFGQYLRQWEFKGSNETGNATRLLFPIPLPQLLANPNLQQNPGY, encoded by the coding sequence CCTTCCTCTCGGTACTGGGGCTCGCTTCATGTACCGACTTGGAAATCGAGGAAACCGACTCTTTTATCAGTGAAGGTTTTCAAGGATTACAAGACCCGCAGGCCAGTGTGAACGCTCTTTACGGGCAAACCTATAGCCAGTTGGGCGACCAAGCAAACACTTATGCCTTACGTGAGGTAACGACCGATGCCCTTTTGGTGCCGACCAGAGGTGCCGACTGGGGAGACAACGGCCGTTGGAGAAAACTTCACCAGCACGAATGGGGCTTGGAAGAAACCGATATCATCACACCATTTCAACAATGGACATCGGCCCAGTTATTGGCCTCGCAGGTATTGGACCCAAGAAGTAATGCAGATGCCACTACAGCGGCTGAGGCAAGATTTCTACGTGCCTATGCTATGTGGACAACACTTGATCTTTACGGTCAGGTTCCCTTCAGGGATACGCAGCTTCCAGATTCTGAACTGCCAACCGTATTGTCTGGCGCAGAAGCGGTCACTTTCATTTTGAACGACCTAGATCAAGCTATCTCTGGATTGCCTGCTACTGCAGCTGGTTCCATTGATGACCTTGACAAGGCGAGCAAGGCAGCGGCCAGATTCTTAAAAGCCAAAGTATTATTGAACAGGCACATCTATGAAACTCAGCTTACAGGTGGAGGGGGAACTCCGAATCCTGCAGACATGGCTGAAGTCATTGCGTTGGTAGATGCCATCGCCGCCGATGGCTTTGAACTTGAAGACAACTACTTTGAAATGTTCAGAAATAGCGCGGATACCGAAACCATTTGGTGGGCAGCAACAGCGATCGGAAACCGTATTTTCAACGGACTGCACTACAACTCTACCGGTATCGGTGGTGGTGGTTGGAACGGTTTTAGCACCCTTGCCGAATACTATGACCTATTCGAAGGAGACCCCAATAGCAACCGAGTTGACTTAGATGGCAATCCTTTGGATGGCCAAGAAGAGCGTAGAGGCGGTGTGCCTCCAGCTGGTCTGCCTGTAGGAAGCATTACTGCCAACCCAGGTGAAGAAGTTGCCGATGGTAATGACAATGGCATTATCGATGGAAGTAATGTAGGTTTTGGTTTCTTGATTGGTCAGCAGTACAGCGAGACCGGAGACCCACTTACCGATAGACAAGGAGCTCCATTACAATTTACCAGAGAGTTCTTGGATGGCAACGGCCAGCCTAGCCTTATCAACAATAACGAACGTACCGGGATACGGGTAATGAAGTATAGTCCACGTTATGGCGGCTTTGTGAACCATAGCCCGCAGTTCCGTTATGCCGATGCGCATTTGATGAAGGCCGAGGCCCTGATGAGAAGTGGTGGCGACCCCACAGCTTTGGTCAACGAGTTGAGAACTGCCCGTGGTGTTGATCCACTTGGTGCGGTAGGCGAACAAGAGCTTTTGGCAGAAAGAGCGAGAGAGCTCTTTGCAGAAGGCTGGAGAAGAAACGATATGATTCGCTTTGGCCAGTACCTACGTCAATGGGAGTTTAAAGGATCTAATGAGACCGGCAATGCTACAAGATTGCTTTTCCCTATCCCACTTCCACAGTTGTTGGCGAATCCTAATTTGCAACAAAACCCAGGGTATTAA